The nucleotide sequence TTAATTTAGGATAACCAGCTTTTCAAACTTGGATGTAGTGGACTGGTCGCTCTTAACACGGACACTGACCCGATAGACATACACACCACGTGCTAGTTGGTCGTTGTATTCGTCGCGGCCGTTCCAAGAGAGAGTATTGTCGTTCAGACTTTGCGGAACGTGGGAGCCACTACTCGGAATATTAGCTTGCAAGGTGCGAACCAAGCGTCCGGCAACCGTAAATATCTGTACTTGCACGTCCAATTCTTCGCCTTGGCGGTTGTGGTCGAAATGAAACGTTGTGTGCTTGGCGAAGGGGTTCGGATAGTTTAACACATGGCTTAATGCCAGCTTGTCGGTTTGTGCTGCAATGAACTCAACGTCTTTGATAGAAGAGTTATTGAAGGTATCCCAGGCTTTTAGGTGGAGCACATGAGGGCCAGTGCTTAGGTCTTTGAACTGATAGCGGATGTTACCAGACTGGAAACTATCGACGTTGGCGGTATAGAAATCGTTGAGGATAGTGAGACGAGCAGGGTCATTGTCGAGAGTCGCCGTGATTTCGTGACCTATGCCAGAACCGGCGGTATTGATACCACTCTCATCAAAAAGACGGGCGAGTAGCGTGGGACTAGTAGCTGTGAGGCCGCCGAAAACAAAGGCGGTATTGTCCATATGAAGCGTGATTTTGGGTGGGATGGTGTCCCGGTTAGCTAGAAGGGCAACGCCACCAACCGGCACATTGCGGTAGCCATGAGCATCCACCACCTGCACGGTGTCTTTCGCATAAAGACTGACCTTTCCGAAACCAAGACTATAGTTGATGTCGCGAGGAACTACGAACTGCAAAGAAAAGCGTCCTGCTCTTACCGTGGCTTGGCCTGAATAAATGATGTTTTCCTGAATCGTGATTGTTTTCTTCACTCCATCAGGACCAGAGCCAAGGGTCGTTACGGTATTCGGTTTCTCGTATACCGTAACTTGGGCTGTACCAGAGAAGCTGGTGTTGACAGGTGCTGTGGATAGGGTGCCGGTCCGTACGGAGCCAGCTAACTGCACTGTGGAAAGCGCCTTGAGCGTATCCGTGACTGGCGTGTTAGGGCCCAATGGTTGACCATTAACGGCATCCAGCGTCATGGTTAGATCGGGGTGCGCTAATTGAGCGGTAGGGTCCCCGAGCAATACATAATTCCGGTTGAGGGGGTCAGTTGCTCCTTGGTTTTTGGAAAAACGCGTGGCCTCCCCAATACGAGCAACCCGACCGCTACGCACTGACAGTATAGAATCGTAGAAGGGCGTGAGCAACGTATTTTGGGCAAACACCAATCGGGTGGTGGTATATAAGCCAATAGCTCCGCCATCTACGTCTGTGAGTGCCATCTCACCAGCCGAATCCTTGGTATAGTCATCATAATAACTGAAATCACAGGTACCTGTGACTAGGAAGGTAAGGCGGTTCTTGTTAAGCAGACGAAGGATGGAAGCTCTACTCAGAATTTTTTCATCAGCCAATGCATCGGGCCCGCCGTGGCCATTGTAGTTGATAATTAAAGAGCCCTTTTCAAATGACTCGTCAACGGCTCGCTCAGCATCCGGTGATTTCTGCCCAGATGCACCATTAATTTGCTGGTACATGTCCAGATACACCTTATGGGTGTTGAACACGGGCTGTTTGGAAGCTATGCTTTGGATCAGTGGCTCCGCTTGGTTCATGTGCAAGCCACCATCTTCGTCATCGGTGACGAACGTAAGGCGGTTGCGCCAGTTGCTCATTGCAACTCTCGAATCATAGGCAATAAGCTTGTTTACCACTCTGGTGGCTTGTGCCATTGTTGCTTGGCCGCTTGGTGTGCGAACCGGTAGGCGGCCCACCGCGACATCCATCGTTTCAGCTATACCCGAATAATTTTCGGCCCATTCGCCTTCGTTTTCGTCTAGCAGAGCATAGTAGTCATCGGAGCAGAAGGTCTGCGGACCGAAGCCGTTGGTGTCGCGGCCGTAAATGGGTGCGAATGACTCCCGTGATTCGTACGTAGGTACAAAATTCTGAGCAGTGGTACCGGGCGCTTTGTAATTGTATGAGGCATCACCAAACAGCAGTAAATACTGTTGCCGGTCTGGCGTGCCACGCTGGTCAAACACCATCTTCATCATGTCTCGAATGGCACTAACATCCTGACCACCCGACCCGAATTCATTGTACACCTGAGTGGTAGTTACCACTTCCACCTTCAGCTTATCGTGTGTGCGGCGGTGGTTTGCTAGCCGCTCCGCTTCCGTCACAAACAGTGGATGCGTAACGATAACCAAATCCACTGGAAGCGTGAGGCGAGCATGCAGGTTCTGATTGGCTACTTTACCGAAGTTGACCGGTTTGTCGAAGGTGCCAGTGGGCAGGAATGCTACAAACTCACGTAGAGAGTCGGTGGGGGCAACGAAAGAGCCCGCGTTAGATGGGTATGATTTGGCTCGCCGGGGGTTGGTAACATCCCAGATAAGAGCGCCCGTGCTGTTGGCAATAGTGAACTGGCTGATACGGCCCGCCTGTACATTCGCAAACGACCGAAACTCCAGTACTGAGCCGGTTAGCTGAAGCGGCTTGATGGCGTTTACTTCCAGATAATCCAGGTAGCCGGTATCTGGTGCGTCGGAACCCGAGTAGGTCAGGCCGACACGCAGGGCTGTTGAAGCTGTAGGAGCCGCAACAGAGAAGGTTTGGATGCTGGTATTTGCATACTCTACATACCCACGGCCTGGGTTAACGCGCGGCAGCACCTGACTACCGAGTTGGTTGTCGTTGAGGGAAAGCTGAAAAGAGTGAGTGCCTTTGGAAGTGCCGGCTAGCGAAGCTGTGATTTGTACCGTGGTACCAGGAGCCAAGTCAGTGATTTTGCTGAAAGAAAAAGACTGAGAAGTGCCGTTGCGTAAGCCTTCGCCTAACCACTGCCGTCCTGATTTTGCTAGGTTTATTAACTCTTTCTCGTAGAACTCGCGCTCAGCATACTGAAAAATAGCAGGTGCATTGGGGGCTCCTACTGCGGGTGCCGCCTGCACCCGCAGTCCTTTGCGGGGAGGTGTGGCTACCGTGACAAAGTAATAAGCCGTATCGGAGTAGATGTTTTGAATGTGGCGGAAGCGCTGCGTTCCGGGTGTCCGCTCCCATGTGTGGGGGCCGCGAGCATAAAATAGAAAGTACTCGTTGCTCTCAAAGGTGGGGTTTTGGTCGCCAGAAAAATAGATGGCATTCTCCACCAAGTCGTCGGGACGCGGAGTGCTGATGGGCTGGGGGAGCAACCCAGTGGCATTGCCGTATACTTGAATACGGCTAGGGTCAATGGTTGCTATGTCTGTGAGGCCAAGCTGGCGCAACCCTTCGTAATCGAGCTTGAAAATACCGCTACGCGGCACCCCAATCTTGTACCAATTACCGGTAGCCAATACAGAGGTGCTAGCATGAAAAATCTGCTGGGTGCGGCGGGCAGTTGGTGCACCAAGTACGTAGCTATAGTCTGCCGATAGTAACTTCTCGTACTGTCCGGTTTGCGTGCTGCGGCGTACTGCGGGCACCGTTATGATACTGATTGGCTGGCCGCGCTCCATAGCTTCGCTTACAGCAAGTGTGGTAGCTACAGGTTGGGAGGGAGCTTTTAATAAGGCCGCATCGGCAGCAGAAAACGGCTCATAAACGGCATTTAGCAACTGACCCTCGGCAACAGAGCCTTGCACGTGCAGGATGTAGTGACCAAACAGTGAGCCGGGTTGGAACTGGGCTTCCGCAAAAGTAGGCACCCTCCGCAGCTTGTAATCTGAACCTGGTATTTCTTGCTGCCCTAACCAACGTAACCGAATAGGTGTGGTGCGCCTGCCATCCTGCGCTTGTGCCGCAAACGACACTAGCAAGCTGCAACTTATCACTAGAAAAGTAAAGAAGCGCATAAGGGTGTGTTCAATAAGCAATTAAGATGAGTAGGCTAACAATGGGCAATGAACAAGCTCGACATAGCCGGGGTTCATAAGTGCCAATTGATTTAACTCATCAGGTATTCAATATATTGTAGGAAGACCCGCAAAAATCAGCTCACAGAAGGCCGCACCATCGACATCAACACATAAAGCAACACTACCAGCGGAATAGCGGTGGCTTGCAGTACTAGCAGGAGCGCTACAGTTAGCAGCAGAAATACAAACTGCACCCCGTTGTCCTGCCAGCGAAGATTTTTGAATTTAAGAGCAAACAGCGGAATTTCCGCAACCAACAGTCCAGAGAGTAGCGCGGTTAAGCCCAGCAGCACCCACGGATTGAGAATGAAGTTGGTGACATGAAACGAGTCGTGGGCTAAGATGAGGGGGAATGAGGCAACTACTAATGTACAAGCCGGCGTAGGCAACCCAATAAACGAAGTTGTTTGGCGGGTATCATTGTTGAACTTGGCGAGCCGCAGTGCCGAAAATATCGTGACCACAAAGCCTGCGTAAGGCAACCAGGCCGGAGTGCCCGCGCCCGCCTGCATAAGCAAATCAAACAGAAAGGCGCCCGGTACCACCCCAAACGAAACCATATCGGCCAACGAATCTAGGTCTTTGCCAATGGGAGAGGAGGCGTGCAGTGCCCGCGCTAACAGGCCATCAGCAAAATCGAAGGCTGCCGCCAAGCCTACGAGGTAAGCTGCTATTTCGAGGTTTCCGGCAAAAATCTGCGTTAGTGCCAGACAACCAGCAAACAGATTGAGACAGGTAACCGCGTTAGGGATATGGTTCTTCATGGAGCTATAGAAATTAAGAACGAGGAAGTAGAAATCGAGAAATGAGCAACCCCGATGCTACACGAATAGGTAGCAGGCGCATTTGCTTCTTCTATTCACTGCTCTTAATTAAGGAACGGGTTCGTGCGGCGCTCGTCGCCGATGGTGGTGGCTGGGCCATGACCGGGATACACGGTCACGTCGTCGGGTAGGGTGAGCAGCTGGGTTTCAATGCTGCGAATAAGCGTAGCATAGTCGCCGCCTGGTAAGTCGGTGCGGCCAATACTGCCCCGAAATAGCACGTCGCCGCCAATAACAGTAGCAGTGGGCGCGTGGTAGAACACTACATGGCCAGGCGCATGACCAGGCGCAAAACGGACTTCCAGTTCGGTGTCGCCGAAATGTACAGGCACGCCGGGCGCTAGAAAGCCAGTAGGTTCAGCGGGAGAGTAAGTCGGGAATCCGTAGCTGCCTGCGTAAGTAGGCACGGACCGTAGCGTAGCCAAATCCTCTTCATGAAGTAGAAAAGGAACCTTGTAAGTATCGACGACAAACTGGTTGCCTAGTACATGGTCGATGTGGCAATGCGTGTTGAGCAACAAAACTACCTGCAACTGTTGGGCCTCTACAAAGCTGCGAAGCGCCTGTTGTTCGGCTCGGTCGTAGCAGCCAGGATCCACGATAACGCACTGGCCAGTGGCATCATGAAGCAGATAGGTGTTCTCGGAAAAGGCGTTGAATGTAAAACCGGAAACGGTCATGCAGAGAGGAAAAAACAAGGCAACGTGGAACCGGGTGGTAAGTTACGAGTCTTATCAGTAGAACGCAGATGCACTAGCTGGTTCGGTGAAGTTAGAGGCTAGAAGAAAGTCCTTCGTCGGCCTATGCGTAGTGGTATGAAGCGGCTGAGTTTGTCTTGTGCTTACTTTACTTTATGAAAGAATACGATTACCTGATTCTCGGGCATGGCATTGCGGGCGCCACCTTAGCGTGGGAGCTGCGCCGGCGGGGCCGGACGGTGCTGGTACTAGACGCAGACCGGCCTGATTCGGCCTCGAAGGTGGCGGCGGGCCTGATGAATCCGGTGGCGGGCAAACGGTTTGCGTTAGCTTGGCGGGCCGACGAGTTGCTTACCGCCGCCAGTACTTTGTACCAGGAAATAGGCCAGCATTTCGGGCAACAGTTCTTCGTTGAGTTACCAATCTGGAAGTTGTTTTCGTCGGTGGCGGAGCAGAACACTATGCTGGCCCGCAGTGCGGATATGCCCTGGCAGGATTTTGTAGAAGATGCGGGATCCGCCTTGCCCGCAACGGCTGGCGTCCGCGACGATTTTGGGGGGCTGCGCATCCGGCGGGGCGGCTACGTGCGGCTGCGCGAATTGCTGGCTGCTCTCACCTCCGAACAACTTGCTAATGGCGGGCTGCAGCATGAAACTTTCACTTGGGAACAACTCGTTATCGGCCCGGCTGGGGTTACCTATGCCGGCCGTGTGCGGGCGCGTCATCTGGTTTGTTGCGAAGGCGCAGGGGCCGTTGCAAACCCGTACTTTCATTGGTTGCCCATCACCCCAAACCAAGGAGAGGTCTTAGACGTTGTATGCTCGGGTCTTACAGAAAATCAGGTGCTTAACAAAGGCGCTTACGTGGTACCTCTCGGCAACGGAAGGTTTCGGGTAGGGGCTACGTACCGCTGGCCCCCGTTTGCCC is from Hymenobacter tibetensis and encodes:
- the porU gene encoding type IX secretion system sortase PorU; this encodes MRFFTFLVISCSLLVSFAAQAQDGRRTTPIRLRWLGQQEIPGSDYKLRRVPTFAEAQFQPGSLFGHYILHVQGSVAEGQLLNAVYEPFSAADAALLKAPSQPVATTLAVSEAMERGQPISIITVPAVRRSTQTGQYEKLLSADYSYVLGAPTARRTQQIFHASTSVLATGNWYKIGVPRSGIFKLDYEGLRQLGLTDIATIDPSRIQVYGNATGLLPQPISTPRPDDLVENAIYFSGDQNPTFESNEYFLFYARGPHTWERTPGTQRFRHIQNIYSDTAYYFVTVATPPRKGLRVQAAPAVGAPNAPAIFQYAEREFYEKELINLAKSGRQWLGEGLRNGTSQSFSFSKITDLAPGTTVQITASLAGTSKGTHSFQLSLNDNQLGSQVLPRVNPGRGYVEYANTSIQTFSVAAPTASTALRVGLTYSGSDAPDTGYLDYLEVNAIKPLQLTGSVLEFRSFANVQAGRISQFTIANSTGALIWDVTNPRRAKSYPSNAGSFVAPTDSLREFVAFLPTGTFDKPVNFGKVANQNLHARLTLPVDLVIVTHPLFVTEAERLANHRRTHDKLKVEVVTTTQVYNEFGSGGQDVSAIRDMMKMVFDQRGTPDRQQYLLLFGDASYNYKAPGTTAQNFVPTYESRESFAPIYGRDTNGFGPQTFCSDDYYALLDENEGEWAENYSGIAETMDVAVGRLPVRTPSGQATMAQATRVVNKLIAYDSRVAMSNWRNRLTFVTDDEDGGLHMNQAEPLIQSIASKQPVFNTHKVYLDMYQQINGASGQKSPDAERAVDESFEKGSLIINYNGHGGPDALADEKILSRASILRLLNKNRLTFLVTGTCDFSYYDDYTKDSAGEMALTDVDGGAIGLYTTTRLVFAQNTLLTPFYDSILSVRSGRVARIGEATRFSKNQGATDPLNRNYVLLGDPTAQLAHPDLTMTLDAVNGQPLGPNTPVTDTLKALSTVQLAGSVRTGTLSTAPVNTSFSGTAQVTVYEKPNTVTTLGSGPDGVKKTITIQENIIYSGQATVRAGRFSLQFVVPRDINYSLGFGKVSLYAKDTVQVVDAHGYRNVPVGGVALLANRDTIPPKITLHMDNTAFVFGGLTATSPTLLARLFDESGINTAGSGIGHEITATLDNDPARLTILNDFYTANVDSFQSGNIRYQFKDLSTGPHVLHLKAWDTFNNSSIKDVEFIAAQTDKLALSHVLNYPNPFAKHTTFHFDHNRQGEELDVQVQIFTVAGRLVRTLQANIPSSGSHVPQSLNDNTLSWNGRDEYNDQLARGVYVYRVSVRVKSDQSTTSKFEKLVILN
- a CDS encoding CDP-alcohol phosphatidyltransferase family protein, which translates into the protein MKNHIPNAVTCLNLFAGCLALTQIFAGNLEIAAYLVGLAAAFDFADGLLARALHASSPIGKDLDSLADMVSFGVVPGAFLFDLLMQAGAGTPAWLPYAGFVVTIFSALRLAKFNNDTRQTTSFIGLPTPACTLVVASFPLILAHDSFHVTNFILNPWVLLGLTALLSGLLVAEIPLFALKFKNLRWQDNGVQFVFLLLTVALLLVLQATAIPLVVLLYVLMSMVRPSVS
- a CDS encoding MBL fold metallo-hydrolase, producing MTVSGFTFNAFSENTYLLHDATGQCVIVDPGCYDRAEQQALRSFVEAQQLQVVLLLNTHCHIDHVLGNQFVVDTYKVPFLLHEEDLATLRSVPTYAGSYGFPTYSPAEPTGFLAPGVPVHFGDTELEVRFAPGHAPGHVVFYHAPTATVIGGDVLFRGSIGRTDLPGGDYATLIRSIETQLLTLPDDVTVYPGHGPATTIGDERRTNPFLN
- a CDS encoding NAD(P)/FAD-dependent oxidoreductase — encoded protein: MKEYDYLILGHGIAGATLAWELRRRGRTVLVLDADRPDSASKVAAGLMNPVAGKRFALAWRADELLTAASTLYQEIGQHFGQQFFVELPIWKLFSSVAEQNTMLARSADMPWQDFVEDAGSALPATAGVRDDFGGLRIRRGGYVRLRELLAALTSEQLANGGLQHETFTWEQLVIGPAGVTYAGRVRARHLVCCEGAGAVANPYFHWLPITPNQGEVLDVVCSGLTENQVLNKGAYVVPLGNGRFRVGATYRWPPFAPDTTPAARQELSERLAATTNLPFAVQAQWAGVRPAVRDRKPLLGRHPEVPDLSIFNGFGSKGVMLAPRLAILLADHLENSATELWPEVNIKRYQALYTTAPGAVHFSS